In the Acidobacteriota bacterium genome, one interval contains:
- a CDS encoding PAS domain S-box protein, with protein sequence MSTFKRLLIQTITLPLILVTTLALILFWQINTLLSLSEWSNRANKVIAEANSTHKLLLDVQTGLRGYLLTGAPVFLHPTNQARQQIDSSFNALAVAVSDNDLQLRRLQAIRKDFEQWNRLSQELIEMRRQGGAYQSYENNWRGEEVMDYMRNNFTLFIQSEEALRDELNSSTQQATRRTTATVWGLTLCLGGALAWFTRRQMIRVSHTYRNALDMAKQQTETVRENKEEFRLMALNASDLLYIRTLPSNQITWFGNLDKMLGYEAGGISATSQRRRLIHPEDRQRVVEAYARSLRIGEPFNEEYRICHKNGNYLFFLDRGLPIRDSNGKLTKFIGACTDITLHKQSEERLRAQGEFLRQVIDTSPNLIWVKDGTGNYVLANRALAELYGTTVDGIIGKRESDLNTDAQAVEDSLAIDREVVSTQTPTVIDEQKVTNAANQSRWLQVIKVPLLTSSGTIQVLGVATDVTERRRLEQQLRQSQKVEAIGRLAGGIAHDFNNILAAIIGYDELAATALPATHGVQEYLKQIHKAGDRATQLVRQILTFSRQQEQERRPTSLQAVIKESFELLRPSIPATIEIRLEIDAEVPTVLADATQIHQIMMNLGTNALHAMNEQGGVLAIRLTTFYADAAFTRSNIGFQEGHYVRLVVSDTGHGMDQATVERIFEPFFTTKDQSKGTGLGLSVVHGIVKKHEGRILVYSEPGKGTAFNIYFPALAGDCVTLQENKYPIRRGDGERILFVDDEQPLIRIGKEILEGQGYAVVTESCGHEALETFRAKPHLFDLVITDFTMPGMDGCELAKHLLQFRPDLPIILVTGYNPTITPEKAQTVGIREIVMKPVTRQLLGAAVSRALEK encoded by the coding sequence TTGTCTACCTTCAAACGTCTCCTGATCCAGACTATCACGCTACCGCTAATTTTGGTCACCACGTTGGCGCTGATTCTCTTCTGGCAAATTAATACGCTGCTTTCATTATCGGAATGGAGCAACCGCGCCAATAAAGTGATCGCCGAAGCGAATAGCACTCACAAGCTGCTGTTGGATGTGCAAACCGGTTTGCGAGGCTATCTGCTGACAGGCGCGCCGGTGTTTCTCCATCCAACGAATCAGGCACGTCAACAGATTGATTCTTCATTTAATGCTCTGGCGGTTGCCGTTTCCGATAACGACCTGCAACTGCGCCGGCTTCAGGCAATACGCAAGGATTTTGAACAATGGAATCGCTTGAGCCAGGAGTTGATCGAGATGCGTCGTCAGGGAGGCGCGTACCAAAGCTATGAGAATAACTGGCGCGGCGAAGAGGTGATGGACTATATGCGTAACAACTTCACCCTCTTTATCCAGTCCGAAGAAGCGCTGCGCGATGAGTTAAACTCATCGACTCAGCAGGCAACGAGGCGAACGACGGCAACGGTTTGGGGGTTGACCTTGTGTTTGGGTGGCGCGCTCGCATGGTTTACGCGTCGTCAGATGATTCGTGTCAGTCATACCTACCGGAATGCCCTGGACATGGCGAAACAGCAGACCGAAACGGTTCGGGAAAACAAAGAGGAGTTCCGGCTAATGGCACTCAATGCCAGTGACCTGCTTTACATCAGAACGTTACCCTCGAATCAGATCACCTGGTTTGGCAATCTCGATAAAATGCTCGGTTATGAAGCCGGTGGAATTTCCGCGACTTCGCAACGACGGCGCTTAATTCACCCAGAGGATCGCCAACGGGTTGTCGAAGCCTATGCCAGGTCATTGCGCATCGGCGAACCCTTCAACGAAGAGTATCGCATCTGCCATAAGAACGGGAACTACCTGTTCTTTTTAGACCGCGGTCTGCCGATTCGCGATTCAAACGGCAAGCTGACGAAGTTTATTGGTGCCTGCACCGATATTACCCTGCACAAACAGTCGGAAGAACGATTGAGAGCGCAGGGGGAATTTCTCCGTCAGGTCATCGATACCTCGCCTAACCTAATCTGGGTCAAGGATGGCACTGGCAATTATGTTTTAGCCAATCGCGCCCTTGCCGAACTTTATGGAACAACAGTTGACGGCATCATCGGCAAACGCGAAAGCGACCTCAATACCGATGCGCAGGCGGTCGAGGATTCGTTAGCGATTGACCGGGAGGTTGTCTCCACGCAGACACCGACGGTGATTGACGAGCAGAAAGTGACAAACGCAGCCAACCAATCCCGCTGGCTACAAGTCATCAAAGTTCCCCTGCTCACCTCGAGCGGCACCATTCAGGTGCTCGGCGTGGCAACCGATGTAACCGAGCGACGGCGATTGGAGCAACAACTTCGTCAGTCGCAGAAGGTTGAAGCTATCGGCAGGCTCGCCGGGGGCATCGCACACGACTTCAATAACATTCTGGCAGCGATTATCGGCTACGACGAATTAGCCGCAACCGCCCTGCCAGCGACACACGGCGTGCAAGAGTACCTCAAACAGATTCACAAAGCAGGTGACCGGGCGACACAGTTGGTGCGCCAAATCCTGACCTTCAGCCGGCAACAGGAACAAGAGCGCCGGCCGACCTCGCTGCAAGCGGTGATCAAGGAATCCTTTGAACTGCTGCGTCCATCGATACCGGCAACCATCGAGATTCGTCTAGAAATTGACGCGGAGGTGCCGACTGTCCTTGCCGATGCGACGCAGATTCATCAAATCATGATGAATCTGGGCACCAACGCTTTGCACGCCATGAATGAGCAAGGCGGGGTACTGGCAATCCGCTTGACGACCTTTTACGCCGACGCAGCCTTCACGCGCAGCAACATTGGATTTCAGGAAGGTCATTATGTACGCCTGGTGGTAAGCGATACCGGGCATGGCATGGATCAGGCAACCGTCGAGCGCATATTTGAACCGTTTTTCACGACCAAAGATCAAAGCAAAGGTACTGGGCTAGGGTTATCGGTGGTTCACGGAATTGTTAAAAAACATGAAGGTCGCATCCTGGTCTACAGCGAACCAGGAAAGGGTACGGCTTTCAACATTTACTTTCCGGCACTGGCTGGGGATTGCGTTACGCTACAGGAGAACAAATATCCGATTCGCCGAGGCGATGGTGAGCGCATCCTGTTTGTTGATGACGAACAGCCATTGATTCGCATTGGCAAAGAGATTCTCGAAGGTCAAGGATACGCCGTAGTGACGGAAAGTTGCGGTCACGAGGCGCTGGAAACCTTTCGCGCCAAGCCGCATCTTTTTGATCTGGTGATAACGGACTTTACGATGCCGGGGATGGACGGCTGTGAACTGGCAAAGCATCTCTTACAATTTCGCCCAGACCTGCCGATTATTCTGGTGACTGGGTATAACCCAACCATCACGCCGGAAAAGGCTCAAACGGTCGGCATTCGAGAAATTGTGATGAAACCTGTCACTCGGCAATTGTTGGGAGCCGCGGTCAGTCGCGCACTAGAAAAATAG
- a CDS encoding response regulator, giving the protein MKDILLVDDDEQFRALLSTFLQQCGFRVQEASEGNEALRLHEHHRFDLIITDLIMPGREGLSAILELRRKDRQVKIVAMSGGGRVSPDSYLPVAKKFGAHEILAKPFPLAVLLETVHRVLK; this is encoded by the coding sequence ATGAAGGATATTCTACTTGTTGACGATGATGAACAATTTCGCGCCCTGTTGTCGACCTTCCTCCAACAATGTGGCTTTCGGGTTCAGGAAGCGAGTGAAGGCAATGAGGCGCTCCGGCTGCACGAGCACCATCGTTTTGATCTCATCATTACCGATTTGATAATGCCAGGCAGAGAAGGACTATCGGCGATCCTCGAACTCCGCCGTAAAGACCGCCAAGTCAAGATTGTTGCGATGTCGGGCGGCGGTCGGGTATCGCCTGATTCTTACCTGCCGGTGGCGAAAAAGTTTGGTGCTCATGAGATTCTGGCAAAGCCCTTCCCTCTTGCTGTACTTCTAGAAACGGTTCACAGAGTTCTAAAATAG
- a CDS encoding UPF0175 family protein, producing the protein MSVTISDEILESVGMSDDEFQQEIAVYLYQQNKLTIGQAGKLAKLNQFQFQKLLASREISIHYEVRDFEKDLETLKEIKSLGLL; encoded by the coding sequence ATGAGTGTAACGATTTCCGATGAAATTTTAGAATCCGTTGGAATGTCAGATGATGAATTTCAACAGGAGATTGCTGTCTACCTCTACCAACAAAACAAACTGACTATCGGGCAGGCTGGCAAGCTGGCAAAGTTAAATCAATTCCAATTTCAAAAATTGTTAGCGAGCCGCGAGATTTCCATACATTATGAGGTCAGAGATTTTGAAAAAGACCTTGAAACCTTGAAGGAAATAAAATCGCTGGGATTGTTGTAA
- a CDS encoding cysteine desulfurase-like protein — protein MQNDTQRVKTVEEIRAEFPALEREFNGFPVAYFDGPGGTQVPRAVVVAMTDYLYHHNANTHWAYPTSSETDAILANARQVIGEFLNASADEIAFGQNMTSLTFHLARALGRKFKSGDEIIVTELDHHANIDTWRSLEVERGVCIRQLQLDTESGQIDLNELRNLLNDKTRLVAIGAASNALGTINDVRRAAQMAREAGALSFVDAVHFAAHHCIDVQDIGCDFLACSAYKFYGPHIGILYGRKELLQATDFPRLRPAPDYAPENAETGTQSHESIAGAAAAVDFLASLAEGNSRRERLQVVFDELHLRQKTLTRRLWEGLSEINGVRVYGLPPDAPRTSTVSFTLKGHTSEAVTRALVERGVFTSHGDFYAMTVVERLGVEGLVRAGCACYTTMDEVERLIEGVKDLAQG, from the coding sequence ATGCAAAATGATACGCAGCGCGTCAAAACCGTTGAAGAAATACGCGCCGAGTTTCCCGCGCTTGAACGCGAGTTTAACGGATTTCCCGTCGCCTATTTTGACGGTCCCGGCGGCACACAGGTTCCGCGCGCCGTAGTCGTTGCCATGACCGATTATCTTTATCATCACAATGCCAATACCCATTGGGCTTATCCGACGAGCAGCGAAACCGATGCGATTCTGGCAAACGCCAGACAAGTCATCGGCGAATTTTTGAACGCTTCGGCTGATGAAATCGCCTTCGGGCAAAACATGACTTCGCTTACCTTTCATCTGGCGCGTGCCTTGGGCAGAAAATTCAAATCCGGCGATGAAATCATCGTCACCGAATTAGATCATCACGCCAACATTGATACCTGGCGCTCACTTGAAGTCGAACGTGGCGTTTGTATTCGCCAATTGCAACTCGACACCGAAAGCGGCCAGATTGATTTAAATGAACTGAGAAATTTATTGAACGACAAGACGCGACTCGTGGCTATCGGCGCAGCCTCGAACGCGCTCGGCACGATTAATGATGTGCGTCGCGCTGCGCAAATGGCGCGTGAGGCGGGCGCGCTCAGTTTCGTTGATGCGGTGCATTTTGCGGCGCACCATTGCATTGATGTGCAAGACATCGGTTGCGATTTTCTCGCCTGTTCGGCTTATAAATTTTATGGTCCCCACATCGGCATCCTTTACGGGCGCAAAGAGCTTTTGCAGGCAACCGATTTTCCGAGGCTCAGACCCGCGCCCGATTACGCCCCGGAAAATGCTGAAACCGGAACTCAAAGCCACGAATCGATTGCCGGAGCCGCCGCCGCGGTTGATTTCTTAGCGTCACTCGCAGAAGGCAATTCGCGCCGCGAACGGTTACAGGTGGTTTTCGATGAACTGCATCTCAGACAAAAAACTTTGACCCGAAGGTTGTGGGAAGGTTTATCGGAAATCAATGGTGTGCGCGTTTACGGGCTACCGCCCGATGCGCCGCGCACTTCGACGGTTTCGTTTACCCTGAAAGGTCACACCTCCGAAGCGGTTACCAGAGCTTTGGTAGAACGCGGGGTGTTCACTTCACACGGCGATTTTTACGCGATGACCGTGGTTGAGCGTTTAGGCGTTGAAGGCTTGGTGCGCGCCGGTTGCGCTTGCTATACAACGATGGATGAAGTCGAACGTTTGATTGAAGGCGTCAAAGACTTGGCGCAAGGATGA
- the waaF gene encoding lipopolysaccharide heptosyltransferase II has product MSENQAYQLNTNTEMSDTGHQIQDSRLAPKIMIRLPNWVGDAVMAQPALRELRRIFTDSHITFVARNWVAGLFEGEGLCDSFIAVQERRGVAGLFKDAQQLKPEKFARAILLTNSFASALTARLAGIAEVTGYARDARRVLLHSVIPFEENHQTRHQVFYYLNIAAEVEKKMSGTSRVDLSQSAPRLHATPSSVEPIKSLLEKLSSQSNQQPDSAIRNLKILVVNPGATNSRAKRWLAERFAETADRLAEQTGLQTVIVGAAGDSEAAQQVENHMRTRALNLVGKTTIAELKTLLAMARLTISNDTGVAHVAAAVGTPTVVIFGPTEHFVTRPFNDCAVVVRRNVDCSPCMHRDCPIDHRCMTGVQVDEVYQAAVPLLNAGKGGNVFDV; this is encoded by the coding sequence GCCGAACTGGGTCGGCGATGCGGTGATGGCTCAACCGGCTCTTCGCGAATTGCGGCGCATTTTCACTGATTCGCATATCACCTTTGTCGCGCGCAACTGGGTCGCAGGTTTGTTTGAAGGCGAAGGTTTATGCGACAGCTTCATCGCTGTTCAAGAGCGGCGCGGCGTTGCGGGACTGTTCAAAGATGCGCAGCAGTTGAAGCCGGAAAAATTTGCCAGAGCGATTTTGCTCACCAATTCTTTCGCTTCAGCACTGACGGCGCGGTTGGCAGGAATAGCTGAGGTTACAGGCTATGCGCGAGATGCGCGGCGGGTGCTGCTTCACAGCGTCATTCCATTTGAAGAAAATCACCAGACCCGTCATCAGGTTTTCTACTATCTCAACATTGCAGCCGAAGTTGAAAAAAAAATGAGCGGCACAAGTCGCGTTGACTTATCGCAATCCGCGCCGCGCCTGCATGCAACACCATCAAGCGTCGAACCCATCAAATCATTACTTGAAAAGTTGAGCAGTCAATCAAACCAGCAACCGGATTCCGCAATCCGCAATTTAAAAATTTTAGTAGTGAATCCCGGCGCGACCAATTCACGAGCGAAACGTTGGCTCGCTGAACGCTTCGCTGAAACCGCCGACAGGCTTGCTGAACAAACCGGGTTGCAGACAGTGATTGTCGGCGCAGCAGGTGACAGTGAAGCGGCGCAGCAGGTCGAAAATCATATGCGCACCCGCGCCCTTAACTTGGTAGGGAAAACCACCATTGCCGAACTCAAAACGTTACTGGCAATGGCGCGGCTGACGATTTCCAATGACACTGGGGTGGCTCACGTTGCGGCGGCAGTTGGTACACCGACGGTTGTCATCTTCGGACCAACCGAACATTTCGTTACCCGACCGTTTAATGACTGCGCCGTTGTCGTGCGCCGGAATGTGGATTGCTCACCCTGCATGCACCGTGATTGTCCGATTGACCATCGTTGCATGACCGGCGTGCAGGTCGATGAGGTTTATCAGGCGGCGGTGCCGTTATTGAATGCCGGAAAAGGTGGCAATGTCTTTGACGTATGA
- a CDS encoding Gfo/Idh/MocA family oxidoreductase, with the protein MKKIRAGIIGAGFVGPLHMEAARRLGYVDFVGIATSKLASAEKKAAQYGIDIAYENYQHLLEDPTIDVVHVCTPNNLHYPVVMDAVAAGKHVICDKPLAVSASEAREMRDAAAKAGVVNAVTFNYRFNPVVQHARAIVAKGELGAVRFAHGYYLQDWLLYETDFSWRLEADKGGATSAVGDIGSHWCDTAQFITGQKISRVLASLSTMIQVRKKPKGSREAFAAAGGEEEYEDFLVTSDDLGSVLLEFENGAKGSFSVGQVCPGHKNDLQIEVNGATGSLKWVQERPDELHFGYRDKPNGLLLRDANLLDESARWSVNLPGGHGEGWADAFKNLMASVYSFIRDGMTPASDADKIKFPTFEDGYRMNAIIDAIIRSNQNRSVWTEVDY; encoded by the coding sequence ATGAAGAAAATTCGTGCTGGAATTATTGGCGCAGGTTTCGTCGGCCCGCTGCACATGGAAGCGGCGCGGCGTCTCGGTTATGTGGATTTTGTGGGCATTGCGACTTCCAAGCTTGCATCAGCGGAAAAAAAAGCCGCGCAATACGGCATCGACATTGCTTATGAAAATTATCAACACCTGCTCGAAGACCCCACCATTGATGTCGTCCACGTCTGCACGCCGAACAATTTGCATTACCCGGTGGTGATGGATGCGGTCGCCGCAGGCAAACATGTCATCTGCGACAAACCGCTTGCCGTGAGCGCCTCAGAAGCGCGTGAGATGCGTGACGCCGCAGCCAAAGCCGGGGTGGTCAATGCCGTCACCTTTAACTATCGTTTTAATCCGGTCGTGCAACACGCCCGCGCTATCGTTGCCAAAGGCGAACTCGGCGCGGTGCGATTCGCGCATGGCTATTATTTGCAGGATTGGTTGTTGTATGAAACCGATTTTTCCTGGCGACTTGAAGCCGATAAAGGCGGCGCGACCTCTGCCGTCGGCGACATCGGTTCGCACTGGTGCGACACCGCGCAATTCATCACCGGACAGAAAATCTCGCGTGTACTTGCGAGCCTTTCAACCATGATTCAGGTGCGCAAAAAACCGAAAGGCTCACGCGAAGCTTTTGCCGCAGCCGGTGGCGAAGAGGAGTACGAAGATTTTCTGGTGACCTCGGATGATCTGGGTTCGGTATTGCTTGAATTTGAAAATGGCGCGAAAGGTTCATTTTCGGTTGGGCAGGTTTGTCCCGGTCATAAAAACGATTTGCAGATAGAAGTGAACGGCGCGACTGGCTCGCTCAAATGGGTACAGGAACGCCCTGACGAATTGCATTTCGGCTATCGCGATAAGCCCAATGGTTTGTTGCTGCGCGACGCCAATCTCCTGGATGAAAGCGCGCGTTGGAGCGTCAACTTGCCGGGCGGTCACGGCGAAGGTTGGGCGGACGCTTTTAAAAATTTAATGGCGAGCGTCTATTCATTCATACGCGACGGAATGACCCCGGCGAGCGATGCGGATAAAATTAAATTCCCGACCTTTGAAGACGGTTATCGAATGAACGCCATCATTGATGCCATCATTCGCTCGAATCAAAACCGTTCCGTTTGGACGGAGGTTGATTATTGA